One Flagellimonas sp. CMM7 genomic region harbors:
- a CDS encoding Crp/Fnr family transcriptional regulator, translating into MISFDHPQIQLFYQYLNGYAPVSQASFEKLLPLIKIRSVQKNESIVFRGQTAKSIFFVCQGILISQWMDDEANVFVKNFFVEGHLAGSTVSMLTSSPSGFGIEAVEDGTVLEMNYHRYKEVIYKHEDLKNYYIANLEQNWIIENERRQISFAAENATERYLSFLNKYPNLPQRVPQWLIASYLGITPTQLSRIRKDL; encoded by the coding sequence ATGATTTCTTTTGACCATCCACAAATCCAACTTTTCTATCAATATCTAAACGGATATGCTCCTGTTTCCCAAGCATCTTTTGAAAAGCTTTTGCCTTTAATAAAAATCAGAAGTGTACAGAAAAACGAGAGTATTGTATTTCGTGGACAAACGGCAAAAAGCATTTTTTTTGTCTGCCAAGGAATTTTAATCTCCCAGTGGATGGATGATGAGGCCAATGTATTTGTTAAAAACTTCTTTGTTGAAGGTCACCTAGCGGGGTCAACGGTCTCTATGTTAACAAGCTCTCCTTCTGGTTTTGGTATTGAAGCTGTGGAGGATGGTACTGTTCTGGAGATGAACTATCACCGTTATAAGGAAGTAATTTATAAACACGAAGATTTAAAGAACTATTACATTGCCAATCTGGAACAAAACTGGATTATTGAAAATGAAAGGCGACAGATTTCATTTGCTGCAGAAAATGCCACTGAACGCTATCTATCCTTTCTTAACAAGTACCCTAACTTACCTCAAAGAGTCCCACAATGGCTTATAGCATCTTACCTTGGAATCACCCCTACTCAGTTAAGTAGAATTAGAAAAGACCTATAA
- a CDS encoding DMT family transporter, with protein sequence MGQSTPIILAFIGGVFLALHGGFNAQLSEQLKSPILTSLVAYIISALIAFLAVTVNTRHFPSFHQLKDIPYYLWFSGALFSVAGIGLYYYTIPKLGISTMISIGLFGQILFSVIAGHFGWFGLPTEPIAYKKIFGVLAMTLGIVLIKNT encoded by the coding sequence ATGGGTCAGTCAACACCAATTATTTTAGCATTTATAGGGGGAGTTTTTTTAGCCTTGCACGGAGGTTTTAATGCACAACTTAGCGAACAATTAAAAAGCCCTATACTGACTTCACTAGTGGCTTACATTATTAGTGCGCTAATTGCTTTTTTAGCCGTAACTGTAAACACAAGACATTTTCCGTCCTTTCATCAATTGAAGGATATTCCTTATTACCTATGGTTCTCTGGAGCACTTTTTAGCGTTGCCGGTATTGGACTATACTATTACACCATACCAAAATTGGGCATCTCCACAATGATCTCCATAGGTCTATTTGGACAAATTTTGTTTTCGGTCATTGCTGGTCATTTTGGTTGGTTTGGCTTGCCTACTGAACCTATAGCGTATAAAAAAATCTTCGGTGTGCTTGCCATGACCCTAGGAATTGTATTAATTAAAAACACGTAA
- a CDS encoding GNAT family N-acetyltransferase: MDLKQQNIDNLTSLWHLINRNAGTAVTGNVFDYGIINYSDWPNRLWFKNAPEQTNLNLAKKIISSSTTKITVPYWEINGNDYSPLLENNGFMKILEQVGMSADISKSDFIPSEVTINKVRDERTALLWESLFQKAFKYKIDHKLLLSSYDEVDYLIAYDNATPTGTALMHYSGNEVVGIHSMGIIPEMRRKGYAEKMMHSMLFEAAKKGYGYATLQASEMGKNLYLKLGFEEQFLMRNYTLSK, from the coding sequence ATGGACTTGAAACAACAAAATATAGATAATTTAACCTCTCTATGGCACTTAATAAATCGAAATGCCGGCACCGCCGTAACGGGAAATGTTTTTGACTATGGAATCATAAATTACTCCGATTGGCCAAACAGACTTTGGTTCAAAAATGCTCCTGAACAGACTAACCTAAATCTTGCAAAAAAAATCATTTCTTCGTCCACTACAAAAATTACCGTTCCTTACTGGGAAATTAATGGGAATGATTACTCCCCGCTTTTGGAGAACAATGGTTTTATGAAGATTTTGGAACAAGTGGGAATGTCTGCCGACATTTCAAAAAGTGACTTTATACCATCAGAAGTTACAATTAACAAGGTCAGGGATGAGAGGACAGCTTTATTATGGGAATCACTGTTTCAAAAGGCTTTCAAATACAAAATTGATCATAAACTACTATTAAGCAGTTATGATGAAGTGGATTATCTAATTGCCTACGACAATGCTACTCCCACTGGAACCGCTTTGATGCATTATAGCGGAAATGAGGTTGTAGGAATTCATTCCATGGGGATAATTCCTGAGATGAGAAGAAAAGGGTATGCTGAAAAGATGATGCATTCCATGTTATTTGAAGCCGCAAAAAAAGGATATGGTTATGCTACGCTTCAAGCTTCAGAAATGGGAAAAAACCTGTATTTGAAACTAGGGTTTGAAGAACAATTCTTGATGAGAAATTACACATTATCCAAATAG
- a CDS encoding penicillin acylase family protein, with protein MKQVLKLFVVLLSFSCNNSKTTSVDELPVDGLEESVEIVRDKWGINHIYAKNQHDLFYAQGYAAAADRLFQFEIWRRQATGTVAEILGERELNRDIGTRLFKFRGDMTTEMNHYHDDGIEIITAYTDGVNAYIESILKTPEKLPLEFKILDIQPQKWTPEIVISRHQGLLGNIGQELQIGRAVAKLGEEIVKDLYWFHPKEPNLTIDPSINTDLLSDDILALYNAYRKPVKFLKDDIVPSYQNTKEEETVLSLFEGKNDSLAIGSNNWVVMGNRMADGNTYMANDPHRTIAIPSLRYMNHLVAPGWNVIGGGEPEIPGISIGHNEYGSWGLTVFRTDGEDLYVYELNPANPNQYKYKGSWEDMTHISETIKVKGRTDSIVKLSYTKHGPVTYIDPKNNVAYAVRCAWLEPGGSPYLASLRMDQAKSWEEFRDACNYSHIPGENMIWADKKGNIGWQAVGIAPIRKNFSGLVPIPGNGRYEWDGYLPIVEKPNGFNPEEGFLATANQNVTPDNYNRWDAIGFSWADPYRGDRVNEVLGANEKMTMEDMKTLQTDYLSIPARILVPMLKGIAFMGKAAEAKEKMTNWDYRLEPNSISAAIYVAWENQIKRMANERFIPTEGKGIVPGIQMARIMEWLQTPDTRFGANPILGRNKFLSDAFSNGVDDLEKNLGSDMNLWQYGQKKNKHTYMQHALSDVVNDDTTKALLDLGPLPRGGNSYTPGSTGGNLKQSTGASFRMIVNTGDWDAAVGSNSPGQSGNPDSPFYSNLFESWAKDEYFPVYYSRSKIDSVAITTKKLIPLKK; from the coding sequence ATGAAACAAGTTTTAAAACTATTTGTAGTCCTACTGTCCTTTTCTTGTAACAATTCTAAAACCACTTCTGTTGATGAACTTCCAGTAGATGGACTTGAAGAATCTGTTGAGATTGTTAGGGATAAATGGGGGATTAATCATATTTATGCCAAAAATCAGCACGATCTCTTTTATGCACAGGGCTATGCTGCAGCGGCAGATCGGCTTTTTCAATTTGAGATTTGGCGAAGACAGGCCACAGGCACAGTAGCTGAGATTCTTGGAGAACGAGAATTAAACCGAGATATAGGTACGCGTCTCTTTAAATTTAGAGGTGATATGACCACAGAGATGAATCATTACCATGATGATGGCATTGAAATTATTACAGCTTATACAGATGGTGTAAACGCATACATCGAGTCTATTTTAAAAACACCAGAAAAATTACCTTTAGAGTTTAAAATTTTGGACATACAACCTCAAAAATGGACTCCAGAGATAGTTATTTCAAGACATCAAGGGTTGTTAGGAAATATTGGTCAAGAGTTACAAATAGGACGTGCAGTAGCAAAGCTCGGAGAAGAAATAGTTAAAGATCTATATTGGTTTCATCCAAAGGAACCCAATTTAACAATTGACCCTAGCATAAATACAGATTTGCTATCTGATGATATTTTAGCACTGTACAATGCCTATCGCAAACCTGTGAAATTCTTAAAAGATGACATCGTTCCTTCCTATCAAAATACCAAAGAAGAGGAAACGGTATTATCGCTTTTCGAAGGCAAAAATGATTCTTTGGCCATCGGCAGCAATAATTGGGTAGTTATGGGAAATCGCATGGCAGATGGCAATACCTATATGGCCAACGATCCACATAGAACCATTGCTATACCATCTTTACGCTACATGAACCATTTAGTAGCACCGGGATGGAACGTTATTGGTGGTGGCGAACCGGAAATACCGGGCATTTCCATTGGGCATAATGAATATGGTTCTTGGGGCCTTACCGTTTTTAGAACCGATGGAGAAGACTTGTATGTCTACGAACTAAATCCTGCAAATCCAAATCAATACAAGTACAAAGGTAGTTGGGAAGATATGACACATATTTCCGAAACCATAAAAGTAAAGGGTAGAACTGATAGTATTGTAAAACTATCTTATACAAAACATGGCCCCGTTACCTATATAGACCCCAAAAACAATGTGGCCTATGCTGTACGCTGTGCTTGGTTAGAACCTGGCGGCTCTCCATATTTAGCATCTTTACGTATGGATCAGGCAAAATCTTGGGAAGAGTTTAGAGACGCATGTAACTATAGTCATATCCCTGGTGAAAATATGATATGGGCAGATAAAAAAGGTAATATAGGATGGCAGGCCGTTGGTATTGCCCCAATTCGCAAAAATTTTAGTGGCCTTGTCCCCATACCTGGTAATGGGCGTTATGAATGGGATGGTTATTTGCCAATTGTAGAAAAACCAAATGGTTTTAATCCTGAGGAAGGCTTCTTGGCCACCGCCAATCAGAATGTAACCCCAGATAACTATAACCGTTGGGATGCAATTGGCTTCTCATGGGCAGACCCCTATCGCGGTGACCGGGTAAATGAGGTGTTAGGGGCAAATGAAAAAATGACCATGGAAGATATGAAGACCCTTCAGACTGATTACCTATCAATTCCTGCTCGCATATTAGTTCCTATGCTAAAAGGCATTGCTTTTATGGGTAAAGCTGCCGAGGCCAAAGAAAAAATGACCAACTGGGATTATAGACTCGAGCCCAATTCAATTTCTGCCGCCATTTATGTGGCTTGGGAAAATCAAATTAAAAGAATGGCGAATGAACGGTTTATTCCTACTGAAGGAAAGGGTATAGTTCCCGGGATTCAGATGGCGCGAATTATGGAATGGCTTCAAACACCTGACACAAGGTTTGGGGCAAACCCAATTTTAGGCAGAAATAAGTTCTTGAGTGATGCTTTTAGCAACGGGGTGGATGATTTAGAAAAAAATCTCGGATCAGATATGAACCTATGGCAATACGGGCAAAAAAAGAATAAGCATACCTATATGCAACATGCCTTGAGTGATGTGGTAAATGATGACACCACAAAAGCATTACTGGATCTTGGGCCATTGCCAAGAGGAGGCAATTCTTATACTCCTGGTTCAACAGGAGGCAATTTAAAACAAAGCACTGGCGCTTCTTTTCGGATGATTGTGAATACTGGCGATTGGGATGCCGCGGTAGGCTCCAACAGTCCTGGACAATCTGGAAATCCTGATAGTCCATTTTACAGTAACTTGTTTGAATCTTGGGCTAAAGATGAATATTTCCCTGTTTACTATTCGCGCAGCAAAATTGATTCTGTGGCTATAACTACAAAAAAATTAATCCCTTTGAAGAAATAA
- a CDS encoding TonB-dependent receptor domain-containing protein → MKYLFLCILCLISFSVFSQTKKDIGGKILDDSNNPLPGATIIEVGNPSNGVTSDFNGEFVIAVNETAQELIISYLGFETQTVQIDGNYLNIDLQPEANQLEGVTIQGFSSVASKARVRAQAIQSLPETTVAINAATIETSGIDNIQSFTSQISNVTFNQAQQPGVNFLTVRGISQIRNAESPVAVVIDGMTLPDASAMNMTLYDTELLEFVKGPQGTLYGKNAIAGAINIVTKEPTNRNKTKVMTNAGNGGLLGAGLSSSGAIVKNKFYYSVAGNYETFDGLINNTFLNETVDFYDEFNIRAKLKYRFSPRWSATYVQDNFKVDAGGNYYVTKTDIFDPTIPVLADDDYSSEPFGDVQGDSELSNSLSSLKIEGNLVKARFQSVTSFNATRRFYIGENDYSQYAFSKVSQRSDSDTFSQEFRLTSNGGENQLIDYTFGTLFQNSDRYLNTSTFLNRTYYEGGFVDASAENANYSDVPLVGNDDDNTIRTLAAFAFLDFHISKKLTLSGGVRVDNDKLTNDSRITNTSIENDITVVQPKFSIAYAASDNVMAYANYGRGYRSGGFNSEPTVKFDKEYEPEFTDNFEVGLKTSFLNNRIIFNNAFYYINFKNQQQYTFIPLTPSILGIYNFEEAKISGFESELKFKATNNLDFFASLGLNDGEIKEGTYNLLTNAAAFDYETNEEVDVSGNTSPFTVKSTFQIGANANIDFNEKSGVTLHANVDSRGTLYWDPLEEYKQDPYTLVNARAKFRFNKVGVTIWANNIFDTEFNQEFFPTAEFGFNNLRFPNTPTTLGVDLSYSF, encoded by the coding sequence ATGAAGTATCTATTCCTATGCATCTTGTGCTTAATATCCTTTTCGGTTTTTAGCCAAACAAAAAAGGATATTGGTGGAAAAATTTTGGACGATTCAAACAATCCCCTTCCAGGAGCTACCATTATTGAAGTGGGCAATCCCAGCAACGGTGTTACTTCTGATTTTAACGGCGAGTTTGTTATTGCGGTCAACGAAACTGCCCAAGAACTGATCATCTCTTATTTAGGTTTTGAAACTCAAACCGTACAGATTGACGGCAATTACCTCAATATTGATTTACAACCTGAAGCCAACCAACTGGAAGGTGTAACCATTCAAGGGTTTTCTTCCGTTGCCAGTAAAGCACGAGTTAGAGCACAGGCAATACAAAGTTTACCCGAAACCACTGTTGCTATTAATGCTGCAACTATAGAAACGAGTGGAATAGACAACATACAATCATTTACATCTCAAATTTCCAATGTCACCTTTAATCAAGCACAACAACCAGGGGTGAATTTTTTAACTGTTAGAGGTATTTCCCAGATTAGAAATGCAGAATCTCCAGTGGCCGTTGTCATTGATGGTATGACCCTACCAGATGCAAGTGCCATGAACATGACTTTGTATGATACTGAACTTTTAGAATTTGTAAAAGGCCCCCAAGGAACGCTTTATGGGAAAAACGCAATTGCTGGGGCAATTAACATTGTCACTAAGGAACCAACAAATAGAAATAAGACCAAGGTTATGACCAACGCCGGAAATGGTGGTTTGCTAGGTGCTGGCTTATCTTCATCTGGAGCCATTGTAAAAAATAAGTTTTACTACAGCGTAGCAGGAAATTACGAAACGTTTGATGGTTTGATCAACAATACTTTTTTAAACGAAACAGTAGATTTTTACGATGAATTTAATATTAGGGCAAAACTTAAATATCGCTTTAGCCCAAGGTGGTCAGCCACATATGTGCAAGACAATTTTAAAGTGGATGCAGGCGGAAATTACTATGTGACCAAAACTGATATTTTCGACCCAACAATTCCCGTACTTGCAGACGATGACTACTCAAGTGAACCTTTTGGGGATGTGCAGGGCGATTCTGAGCTATCCAATTCATTGAGCAGTCTCAAAATTGAAGGTAACCTTGTAAAAGCAAGATTTCAATCAGTTACATCTTTTAATGCCACCAGAAGGTTTTATATCGGGGAAAATGATTATTCCCAATACGCATTCAGTAAAGTATCACAACGGTCAGACTCAGATACTTTTAGCCAAGAATTCCGTTTAACTTCAAATGGAGGAGAAAACCAGTTGATAGACTACACTTTTGGTACGCTTTTTCAAAACAGTGATAGATATTTAAATACTTCCACATTTTTGAACCGCACCTATTACGAAGGAGGGTTTGTAGACGCATCGGCAGAAAATGCAAACTACAGTGACGTTCCCTTGGTGGGCAATGATGATGACAATACCATTAGAACATTGGCAGCCTTTGCATTTTTAGATTTTCATATTTCCAAAAAACTTACTTTATCAGGAGGGGTTAGAGTGGACAATGATAAATTGACCAACGACTCACGCATCACCAATACGTCCATAGAAAATGATATTACTGTGGTACAGCCCAAGTTTTCAATTGCTTATGCTGCATCTGATAACGTTATGGCTTATGCCAATTATGGGCGCGGCTATCGTAGTGGAGGTTTCAATTCTGAACCAACAGTGAAATTTGATAAGGAGTATGAACCGGAATTCACTGATAATTTCGAAGTAGGCCTAAAAACAAGTTTCCTAAACAATAGAATTATCTTTAATAATGCCTTTTATTACATCAACTTTAAGAATCAGCAACAATATACTTTTATCCCATTGACGCCTTCAATTTTAGGAATCTATAATTTTGAAGAAGCAAAGATTTCAGGTTTCGAATCTGAATTAAAATTTAAAGCCACCAACAATCTTGACTTTTTTGCAAGTCTGGGGCTCAATGATGGAGAAATCAAGGAAGGTACTTATAACCTGCTTACCAATGCTGCCGCATTTGATTATGAAACCAATGAAGAAGTAGATGTAAGTGGCAACACTTCCCCTTTTACAGTAAAAAGCACATTTCAAATAGGAGCCAATGCTAACATTGATTTTAACGAAAAATCTGGTGTAACCTTACATGCCAATGTTGATAGTAGAGGTACACTTTATTGGGATCCCTTAGAAGAATACAAACAAGACCCCTATACCTTGGTCAATGCAAGGGCAAAGTTTCGTTTTAACAAAGTAGGCGTAACCATTTGGGCAAATAATATTTTTGATACAGAATTCAATCAAGAATTTTTTCCAACGGCAGAATTCGGTTTCAATAATTTGAGATTTCCAAATACTCCAACCACACTGGGAGTAGACCTTTCTTATAGTTTCTAA
- a CDS encoding zinc-dependent alcohol dehydrogenase family protein gives MSVNCRIVRFHETGELDVLAIEDVTIEDPINDEVLFKVDAFALNRADVLHYQGFHTTLPDFPSRIGSEATGEVVKVGTNATDFKVGDRVTSIPFNTAKYGVQGEYAVVPQDYLTKAPENLTAEEACSIWMQYSTAYFALFHVGNVKDGDKVFVPAISSSAGYGCFELAKDAGATVIGSTRTSVKRKELQELGIDHLIISNEESVEKRLMEITEDEGVSFVYDPIAGNFCNDYLDALSMGAVVIIYGLLDPNPTPYPLVPLIRKKAVMDAYSQFNHVEDIDKLNECKAYILERIEKEALKPIVSKVFDFEDYKKAYEYMLSNQQVGKIVVRVTNK, from the coding sequence ATGAGTGTAAATTGTAGAATAGTAAGATTTCATGAAACAGGAGAGTTAGATGTACTAGCTATTGAAGACGTAACTATCGAAGACCCGATTAATGATGAGGTCTTGTTTAAAGTTGATGCTTTTGCCCTAAATAGAGCCGATGTTCTTCATTATCAAGGTTTCCATACGACTTTACCTGATTTTCCTTCACGAATTGGGTCAGAAGCAACAGGAGAAGTTGTTAAAGTTGGCACCAATGCAACCGATTTCAAGGTTGGGGATAGGGTTACCTCCATACCGTTCAATACAGCAAAATATGGCGTGCAGGGAGAATATGCTGTTGTGCCACAAGACTATTTAACTAAGGCCCCAGAAAACTTGACCGCAGAGGAAGCTTGTTCTATTTGGATGCAATACTCCACAGCTTATTTTGCATTGTTTCATGTGGGCAATGTAAAGGATGGGGATAAGGTTTTTGTTCCTGCCATTTCAAGTTCAGCTGGCTATGGTTGTTTTGAACTTGCCAAAGATGCCGGAGCAACTGTCATAGGTTCTACCAGAACAAGTGTTAAAAGAAAAGAGCTTCAAGAACTAGGTATAGACCATCTTATTATATCAAATGAAGAATCCGTTGAAAAAAGGTTAATGGAAATAACTGAAGACGAAGGTGTCAGTTTTGTCTATGACCCTATAGCAGGCAACTTTTGTAACGACTATTTAGACGCCTTATCAATGGGTGCTGTTGTGATTATTTACGGATTGTTAGACCCAAACCCAACGCCATATCCCTTGGTTCCTTTGATTCGAAAAAAAGCGGTGATGGATGCCTATTCCCAATTCAACCATGTAGAGGACATTGATAAACTAAATGAGTGCAAAGCTTATATCCTAGAAAGAATTGAAAAAGAAGCTCTAAAACCTATAGTGAGTAAAGTCTTCGATTTCGAAGATTACAAAAAGGCCTATGAATACATGCTTTCGAATCAGCAAGTAGGGAAAATTGTAGTTAGGGTAACCAATAAATAG
- a CDS encoding hydantoinase/oxoprolinase family protein encodes MRVATDIGGTFTDLVFFDYDKKSKEVKKVQVSKSSTTPGEFEKGILNTIKKIDLDLNTIDFFAHGTTVVINAITERKGSKTALITTEGFRDVLEIARGTRPDLYNFNFKKEDPFVDRYLRQEVKERISYLGEIITPLDETTVDTHIKQFIKEGVEAIAVCFLHGYKNPIHEKKLADYIRSKYPQFEVITSHEVTREWREYERTSSTVLSAYVKPIATKYLNNLTHHLQKLGYKNDLYIMQSNGGITTVEDVKANPITLIESGPASGMLGAVVLGRTIGKENLLVLDIGGTTAKCSLIENGIPKIVTTYNIEKTKTQAGFPILTPVIDIVEIGNGGGSIAWLDDGGKMRVGPKSAAANPGPSSYGKGGSSFTTTDANVVCNRIHKDYFLGGELKPDFDSLEKAARPLCKELDMTLEEVARGVIRVANSNMINALKSVSVNKGYDPRDFSLVVIGGGGPMHGAYLAEELQMPEVIVPLNAGVFSAFGMLMSDLRRDYIRTDVMNLNADNFSMLKSVFQEMKNEAINAYERDSYQKEDIIFEYYLDLRYTGQEHSVKLRLADLNNLKINEIEKDFHQLHKKRYAFSLTDTKIEIVNYHLVAEVIVNKPVIAKVESNGNSIKDALIASEKVDFDESGIHECNFFDRNKLIPDMLVQGPAIIVEQSTSTVVPPNHQFKIDAYANIIISNPQQS; translated from the coding sequence ATGAGAGTCGCAACAGATATAGGAGGAACCTTTACCGATCTTGTGTTTTTTGATTATGACAAGAAAAGTAAAGAAGTTAAAAAGGTTCAAGTATCTAAATCCAGCACAACCCCGGGAGAATTCGAAAAAGGAATCTTAAATACTATTAAGAAAATAGATTTAGATTTAAATACCATTGATTTTTTTGCTCATGGTACAACTGTGGTCATTAATGCCATAACAGAAAGGAAAGGTTCTAAAACAGCATTGATTACAACTGAAGGCTTTAGAGATGTTCTGGAAATTGCCCGAGGCACAAGACCAGATTTATATAATTTCAACTTTAAAAAAGAGGATCCATTTGTCGATAGATATCTAAGGCAAGAAGTAAAAGAGCGTATCAGTTACTTGGGTGAAATCATTACACCTCTTGATGAGACAACTGTAGACACGCATATCAAACAGTTTATCAAAGAAGGCGTGGAAGCCATTGCGGTTTGTTTTCTGCACGGTTACAAGAACCCCATCCACGAGAAAAAATTAGCTGACTATATACGCTCCAAATACCCGCAATTCGAAGTCATAACATCGCATGAAGTTACTAGAGAATGGAGAGAATATGAGCGAACGAGCTCCACTGTGCTTTCTGCTTATGTAAAACCAATTGCTACAAAATACTTAAACAATCTAACCCATCACTTACAGAAATTAGGATATAAAAATGACCTATACATCATGCAATCTAACGGCGGCATTACCACTGTTGAAGATGTAAAGGCAAATCCAATCACATTAATAGAATCAGGACCAGCAAGTGGCATGCTTGGTGCTGTTGTTTTAGGTAGAACTATTGGTAAAGAAAACTTATTGGTACTGGACATTGGTGGTACTACAGCAAAATGCTCCTTGATTGAAAATGGAATACCCAAAATAGTAACCACCTATAATATTGAAAAAACAAAAACCCAAGCTGGATTTCCAATACTCACCCCTGTGATAGATATCGTAGAAATTGGTAATGGAGGTGGGAGTATTGCTTGGCTAGATGATGGTGGCAAGATGCGTGTTGGACCAAAAAGTGCTGCAGCTAATCCGGGACCCTCGTCTTATGGTAAAGGAGGCTCTAGTTTCACAACCACAGATGCCAACGTCGTGTGTAACCGTATACACAAAGATTACTTTTTAGGCGGTGAATTAAAACCGGACTTTGATAGTCTCGAGAAAGCAGCAAGGCCGCTCTGCAAAGAATTGGACATGACTTTGGAAGAAGTAGCACGCGGTGTTATTCGAGTGGCTAATTCCAATATGATCAATGCCTTAAAAAGCGTATCTGTAAATAAGGGTTATGACCCAAGGGACTTTTCTTTAGTGGTTATTGGAGGTGGTGGCCCAATGCACGGAGCTTATTTGGCTGAAGAATTGCAAATGCCCGAAGTGATAGTACCATTAAATGCTGGTGTTTTTTCAGCGTTCGGAATGCTAATGTCAGACTTAAGGAGAGATTACATTCGCACAGATGTGATGAACTTGAATGCTGATAATTTCTCAATGTTAAAGAGTGTCTTTCAAGAAATGAAAAATGAAGCAATAAATGCTTATGAAAGGGATTCATATCAAAAAGAAGACATCATTTTTGAGTATTATTTAGACCTGCGCTACACTGGGCAAGAACATTCGGTAAAACTGAGGTTAGCTGACTTGAACAATCTAAAAATCAATGAAATCGAGAAAGATTTTCATCAACTGCACAAAAAGAGATATGCTTTTAGTCTAACCGATACCAAAATTGAGATTGTCAACTATCACCTGGTAGCTGAAGTTATTGTAAACAAGCCCGTGATTGCCAAAGTTGAATCAAATGGCAATTCAATTAAAGACGCCTTAATTGCCTCTGAAAAAGTAGATTTTGACGAGTCGGGAATACATGAGTGCAATTTTTTTGATAGGAATAAACTGATTCCTGATATGCTTGTACAAGGTCCTGCCATTATAGTTGAGCAATCTACATCAACAGTCGTACCACCCAACCATCAATTTAAGATT